The Methanobacterium lacus genome includes a region encoding these proteins:
- a CDS encoding methanogenesis marker 17 protein, translating into MKVECYDQNGAEVYEMIVKHILQEVQVSRSIGDMRVYVDPREPLFIIVVKLENASPPILIEDMAELEYNKSGNEMFIKIIDENYLPDLLKKLWETEGRNKVHQPNRFEVIVDDPKTEIPGMIVLDPRDDLKEKIYDAIFRIIPEGFRVIDHRSEGNIIALTCTDEMMKDEWIKKTEEIVAEVKNE; encoded by the coding sequence ATGAAGGTGGAATGCTACGATCAAAACGGTGCTGAAGTATACGAAATGATTGTAAAACACATACTTCAGGAGGTACAAGTATCCCGTTCAATTGGAGACATGAGGGTTTACGTGGATCCAAGGGAACCCCTGTTTATCATTGTGGTTAAACTTGAAAATGCATCCCCTCCAATTCTCATAGAAGACATGGCAGAACTTGAGTACAACAAGTCAGGCAACGAAATGTTCATTAAGATCATCGATGAAAACTACCTACCTGATCTTCTAAAAAAACTATGGGAAACTGAAGGAAGAAATAAGGTACACCAACCCAACAGATTCGAGGTTATTGTGGACGATCCTAAAACAGAAATCCCTGGAATGATTGTCCTGGACCCCCGGGACGATCTTAAAGAGAAGATCTACGATGCAATCTTTAGAATAATACCTGAAGGATTCAGGGTCATAGATCACAGATCAGAAGGAAATATAATTGCATTAACATGTACCGATGAAATGATGAAGGATGAATGGATTAAAAAAACTGAGGAAATTGTAGCGGAGGTTAAAAATGAATGA
- a CDS encoding radical SAM protein has protein sequence MNESRFAHITKVHPCFNEKMHDKVGRIHVPIAPKCNIQCNFCTREINKCEQRPGVASRVMTVDQAVEHVRKVTTEMPIAVVGVAGPGDALFNEETFEFFKRMDEEFPDLIKCMSTNGLLLPEKADEIAALHINTVTVTVNAIDPEIGTQIYSNVYFDKKLYKGEEGFNVLVKNQLEGIKKLAENGVVVKVNSVLIPGVNDKHILDIARKVKEQGASLMNVIPLIPMHKFKDTPKPDCAALSEVRDAVEEIIPVFRACTQCRADAYGVPGKEDKHLDMTPASHF, from the coding sequence ATGAATGAATCAAGATTTGCACACATAACTAAGGTACATCCCTGCTTCAACGAGAAAATGCATGATAAAGTAGGCAGAATACATGTGCCCATCGCTCCAAAATGTAACATTCAATGTAATTTTTGTACCAGAGAAATAAACAAATGCGAACAAAGACCTGGAGTAGCGTCAAGAGTAATGACAGTAGATCAGGCAGTGGAACACGTAAGAAAGGTTACAACAGAAATGCCAATAGCAGTTGTTGGTGTAGCAGGACCTGGAGATGCATTATTTAATGAGGAAACCTTTGAATTTTTCAAGAGGATGGATGAAGAGTTCCCAGATCTCATCAAGTGTATGAGTACAAACGGACTGTTACTACCTGAAAAGGCAGATGAAATAGCAGCCCTTCACATAAACACAGTAACAGTCACTGTAAATGCCATAGATCCAGAGATAGGTACTCAAATATATTCAAATGTTTACTTCGACAAGAAGCTTTACAAGGGAGAAGAAGGCTTCAACGTACTCGTCAAAAACCAGCTGGAAGGAATAAAAAAACTTGCAGAAAATGGAGTTGTTGTTAAGGTCAACTCAGTACTAATACCTGGAGTAAATGATAAACACATCCTAGACATTGCAAGAAAGGTTAAAGAACAAGGTGCATCACTCATGAATGTGATCCCATTAATCCCAATGCACAAATTTAAGGACACACCAAAACCTGACTGCGCAGCATTAAGTGAGGTTAGGGATGCTGTTGAGGAAATAATTCCTGTTTTCAGAGCATGTACACAATGCAGAGCAGATGCATATGGAGTACCTGGTAAAGAGGACAAACACCTTGACATGACTCCAGCAAGCCACTTTTAG
- the mtnA gene encoding S-methyl-5-thioribose-1-phosphate isomerase has translation MKTMYWKDNKLFLIDQTLLPDQIVYHECENYHDVIDAIKTMKVRGAPAIGVSAAFAMALAELAGENMETAAKEIKAARPTAVNLFWAVDRVLNADSALDEAMLMYDEDVETNRKIGKYGASIIDDGDTLLTHCNAGALACVDYGTALGVFRAAKEEGKNINVICDETRPLCQGARLSVFEMQQESIPVRLAVDSAAGHLMQKGMIDKVVIGADRIAKGGVANKIGSLMVALAAKRFDVPFYVAAPKSTFDMENSIFDVEIEERDPEEVIYFGSTRVAPEGTEVENPAFDIVPSDLITGIITEEGILKPF, from the coding sequence TTGAAAACAATGTACTGGAAAGATAACAAGCTATTTTTAATAGATCAAACACTACTGCCTGACCAAATTGTTTACCATGAATGTGAAAACTATCATGATGTGATAGATGCCATAAAAACAATGAAAGTGCGTGGTGCTCCTGCAATAGGTGTTTCAGCAGCTTTTGCAATGGCACTAGCCGAACTTGCAGGTGAAAACATGGAAACAGCAGCCAAAGAAATAAAAGCAGCTAGACCAACCGCTGTGAATCTGTTTTGGGCTGTTGACAGAGTTTTAAATGCAGACTCCGCCCTTGATGAAGCAATGCTCATGTACGATGAGGATGTTGAAACCAACAGAAAAATTGGAAAATACGGAGCTTCAATAATCGATGATGGAGACACACTACTAACACACTGCAATGCCGGTGCACTGGCATGTGTAGATTATGGGACAGCACTGGGAGTTTTCAGAGCAGCAAAGGAAGAAGGAAAAAATATCAATGTAATTTGTGATGAAACCCGACCCCTATGTCAAGGTGCACGTTTAAGTGTTTTTGAGATGCAACAGGAAAGCATCCCAGTTAGACTGGCAGTTGACAGTGCAGCAGGACATCTTATGCAGAAGGGAATGATAGACAAAGTAGTTATCGGAGCCGACAGAATTGCTAAAGGTGGAGTTGCAAACAAAATTGGGTCTTTGATGGTTGCTTTAGCTGCTAAAAGATTTGATGTACCATTCTACGTTGCAGCACCTAAAAGCACGTTTGACATGGAAAATTCAATCTTTGATGTTGAAATAGAAGAGAGGGATCCAGAAGAAGTTATCTACTTTGGAAGTACAAGGGTGGCTCCAGAAGGAACTGAAGTTGAAAATCCAGCATTTGACATAGTACCCTCAGATCTTATAACTGGAATAATAACTGAAGAAGGAATTTTAAAACCCTTCTAA
- a CDS encoding class I SAM-dependent methyltransferase, giving the protein MLGLKVSKNNADEIRRTLLKNSLIDLGWKIKTSDEHVYIPINKVPSEDLIKELDGFEIEVVDTDFKIHKKHPKSFKDYLKNTVEADKVDEIKNSFDIMGDVVVLEIPDEFEAERFLIGEAALKFTKRKAIYRKTSEIKGVIRTRELEHIAGEDVSETVHKEFGSRIMLDVRRVYFSPRLATERRRVAEQVEDGELIIDMFAGVGPFPVTIAKDHDVKIYAVDINPAAHHYIKRNIEINKLKGEIIPILGDVKTVLNDLNLSADRIIMNLPGTACDFLSTAINSLKSGGVLHYYEFASDYKVPVERIVETAKPRNVEILNVRKVKSRSPGVWHMAVDAKID; this is encoded by the coding sequence ATGTTGGGTTTAAAGGTTTCTAAAAATAATGCGGATGAAATTCGAAGGACGTTGCTTAAAAATTCTTTAATTGATCTGGGCTGGAAAATTAAAACATCAGATGAGCATGTTTACATTCCAATCAACAAAGTTCCAAGTGAGGATTTAATTAAAGAGCTGGATGGATTTGAAATTGAAGTTGTTGATACTGACTTCAAGATCCATAAAAAACATCCCAAGAGCTTCAAGGACTACCTGAAAAATACTGTTGAAGCCGATAAAGTGGATGAAATTAAGAATTCATTTGACATCATGGGTGATGTTGTTGTACTGGAGATTCCTGATGAATTTGAAGCAGAAAGATTTCTGATTGGAGAAGCTGCTTTGAAGTTTACCAAAAGAAAGGCAATCTACCGTAAAACCAGCGAGATAAAGGGAGTGATCAGGACCAGGGAACTGGAACATATTGCTGGAGAGGATGTTTCAGAGACTGTTCACAAAGAGTTCGGTTCTAGAATCATGCTGGATGTTCGAAGGGTTTACTTCAGCCCCAGACTTGCTACCGAAAGAAGAAGAGTAGCAGAACAGGTTGAGGACGGGGAACTCATCATTGACATGTTTGCTGGAGTGGGTCCTTTTCCAGTAACCATTGCCAAGGATCATGATGTGAAGATATACGCTGTGGACATTAACCCTGCAGCCCATCATTATATCAAAAGAAATATTGAGATTAACAAGTTGAAGGGAGAAATAATTCCCATTTTAGGTGATGTTAAAACTGTTCTAAATGATTTAAATTTATCTGCAGATAGGATAATAATGAATTTGCCTGGAACTGCGTGTGATTTCCTTTCTACTGCAATTAATTCCCTTAAAAGTGGTGGTGTTCTGCACTACTATGAATTTGCTTCGGATTACAAAGTTCCTGTTGAAAGAATAGTTGAAACAGCCAAGCCCAGGAACGTTGAAATATTGAATGTGAGAAAAGTTAAATCAAGAAGTCCTGGTGTTTGGCACATGGCTGTGGATGCTAAAATAGATTAG
- the dph5 gene encoding diphthine synthase — translation MIYFIGLGLYHETDISLKGLIALKQVDHIYAEFYTAKLFGGNIKNLEELVGQEIQVLTREEVEEGNIPIQKAEVDDVAFLIAGDPLIATTHSEMLIQARKMGIKTNVIHASSILSAAPGIAGLQAYKFGKVTTVPFTEKNYFPHSPYMAIKANMESNLHTLVLLDIRAHEDRYMTANQALEYLLQVESIKNENVTTEDSVAVVVARAGSDEPVVKADKIKNLINQDFGGPLHCLMIPADLHFMEAEALVELADAPKELFEDID, via the coding sequence ATGATTTACTTCATAGGGCTTGGACTCTACCATGAAACTGATATTTCCCTGAAGGGGCTTATAGCCCTTAAACAGGTTGATCATATTTACGCAGAATTTTACACGGCTAAGTTGTTTGGAGGAAACATAAAAAACTTAGAAGAACTTGTGGGACAAGAAATACAAGTCTTAACAAGGGAAGAAGTTGAAGAGGGAAACATACCAATTCAAAAGGCAGAAGTTGACGATGTGGCATTTCTCATAGCGGGAGATCCTTTAATTGCCACCACCCATTCAGAAATGTTAATTCAAGCCAGAAAAATGGGAATTAAAACCAATGTAATCCACGCTTCTTCCATACTCTCAGCAGCTCCGGGCATAGCAGGTCTGCAGGCTTACAAATTTGGAAAGGTCACTACAGTACCATTCACAGAGAAAAATTACTTCCCACATTCACCTTATATGGCAATTAAAGCCAACATGGAATCAAATCTTCATACACTTGTGCTTTTAGACATACGTGCCCATGAAGATCGGTACATGACAGCAAATCAAGCACTCGAATATTTGCTTCAAGTAGAATCCATAAAGAACGAGAATGTGACCACCGAAGATTCTGTTGCTGTGGTTGTTGCAAGGGCAGGTTCTGATGAACCAGTTGTGAAGGCAGATAAAATTAAAAATTTGATCAATCAAGACTTTGGAGGACCATTACACTGCCTGATGATACCTGCAGATCTCCATTTTATGGAAGCTGAAGCTTTAGTCGAACTTGCAGATGCTCCGAAAGAATTGTTTGAAGATATTGATTAG
- a CDS encoding DNA adenine methylase: MCTKPFLKWAGGKSQLLPEFNQRLPNHIIENKTIETYVEPFVGGGAMFFNLKKNYKLKESVLSDINRELVMAYQVIKNDYEELIDLLKNLEEHHLNLDEDGRKENYYYMRKEYNSRFMDMDFLNYNESWVERTSYLIFMNKTCFNGLYRQNKQGGYNVPFGRYKNPTICDSENIRLVNKALKNTEILCVDFTETGKYVHENTFVYLDPPYRPLNRTSNFTSYSKEGFNDIDQIKLASFYSEMNDLGACLMLSNSDPKNYDAEDEFFDELYKDFKIERVAAKRNINSNASGRGLINELIITNY; this comes from the coding sequence GTGTGCACTAAACCTTTCTTAAAGTGGGCTGGCGGTAAAAGTCAGTTGCTCCCAGAGTTCAACCAGAGACTTCCCAACCACATTATTGAAAACAAAACCATCGAAACCTATGTTGAACCCTTCGTAGGTGGTGGTGCCATGTTTTTCAACCTGAAAAAAAATTATAAATTAAAGGAATCAGTGCTGTCCGATATAAACAGGGAACTTGTCATGGCCTATCAAGTGATAAAAAACGACTATGAAGAGCTTATAGACCTGCTCAAAAACCTAGAGGAACATCACCTGAACTTGGATGAAGATGGTAGAAAAGAAAACTACTACTACATGAGAAAGGAATACAACAGCAGATTTATGGATATGGACTTTTTAAACTACAACGAAAGTTGGGTTGAGAGAACTTCCTACCTAATTTTTATGAATAAGACATGTTTCAATGGATTGTACAGGCAAAACAAACAGGGAGGATATAACGTACCATTTGGACGCTACAAAAATCCCACGATATGTGATTCAGAAAATATAAGGCTGGTGAATAAGGCCCTTAAAAATACAGAAATCCTCTGTGTTGATTTCACAGAAACTGGAAAGTATGTGCATGAAAACACTTTCGTCTATCTAGATCCTCCATACAGACCACTTAACAGAACCTCCAACTTCACAAGTTACAGTAAGGAAGGTTTTAATGACATTGATCAAATTAAATTGGCATCATTTTACAGTGAAATGAACGATTTAGGGGCTTGTCTCATGCTCAGTAATTCTGATCCCAAAAATTATGATGCTGAAGATGAATTTTTTGATGAACTTTACAAGGACTTCAAAATAGAACGTGTCGCTGCCAAGAGAAACATAAACAGCAATGCATCTGGAAGGGGCCTAATAAACGAGCTGATCATCACCAATTATTAA
- a CDS encoding ABC transporter ATP-binding protein, which produces MDYMIEAIDLTKKFDDLTAVDGLNIKIRKGEVFGFLGPNGAGKTTSIRMMVGLLKPTSGTILIDGTDIKQIEKGKIGICPQELMLWEHLTCKESLSLMADMFEVPKDVKDQRIHELLKDLFLTDKANTVVSNLSGGMKRRLNLALSVVHEPDVVVLDEPSEGLDPQSRRVLWNYIRSMRDVQGKTVILTTHLMDEADSLSDRIGIVDHGKLIRLDTPENLKKEIGEGDIVDVKLSDPSKNLELIKEFKEIQDIISVVETDGRINIRALDAVSKLPQIMKLVEKLDLRVDDLSVRQNTLEDVFIDLTGTGLRE; this is translated from the coding sequence ATGGATTATATGATTGAGGCCATTGATCTCACCAAGAAATTTGATGATCTCACTGCAGTGGATGGGCTCAACATCAAAATTCGAAAAGGAGAGGTTTTTGGTTTTTTAGGACCAAATGGTGCGGGTAAAACAACATCCATTAGAATGATGGTGGGATTGCTTAAACCAACCAGTGGAACCATACTGATAGATGGTACTGATATTAAACAGATTGAAAAGGGTAAAATTGGCATATGTCCTCAGGAGTTAATGTTATGGGAACATTTAACATGCAAGGAAAGTTTAAGTCTCATGGCAGACATGTTCGAAGTTCCAAAGGATGTTAAAGACCAGAGGATCCATGAGCTTTTAAAGGATCTTTTCCTTACAGACAAGGCAAACACCGTTGTTTCAAACCTTTCAGGAGGAATGAAAAGGAGGTTGAACTTGGCCCTTTCTGTTGTGCATGAACCTGATGTTGTGGTGTTAGATGAACCATCTGAAGGTTTGGATCCCCAATCAAGACGTGTACTTTGGAATTACATACGTTCCATGCGTGATGTTCAGGGAAAAACTGTCATCCTCACCACACATTTGATGGATGAGGCAGACAGTTTAAGTGACAGGATAGGAATAGTGGACCATGGTAAGCTCATAAGGTTGGATACCCCTGAAAACCTTAAGAAAGAAATTGGTGAAGGGGACATTGTAGATGTCAAACTGTCTGATCCGTCTAAAAATCTTGAACTCATAAAAGAATTCAAGGAAATTCAAGACATCATCTCAGTGGTTGAAACAGACGGAAGAATAAATATAAGGGCATTGGATGCGGTTTCAAAACTGCCACAGATCATGAAACTCGTTGAAAAATTAGATCTTAGGGTTGATGATCTGTCTGTACGACAAAATACACTTGAAGATGTATTTATTGACCTTACTGGAACAGGATTGAGGGAATAA
- a CDS encoding ABC transporter permease yields the protein MKFTSIAVKDFKELIRDKRGLFFILLFPIFFMMIFGFAFGGMGQENTPHNIAIVNYDEGTIIPTGENFNFGNNLTNLIKETSYDNSDVKLFNVTETSETQADSLLKQRTIDAELIIPSNFSASMASQIANSTGLTANINNTVSSPIIRGDEGYSNFFASESALSTVITGYQTGTVTYYKNQIAGTPGAEPVKYVNITVQGISGTQSFTQFDFLAPGMMVFAILLLATTIAAILTREVESGTLERLKMSKMRSFDLLFGGLIPWSLVAGAQVVILLIVAVLLGLHWQGGINSVILATIIGIIGGVASIALAMIIASFAKNDRQAANLGTLIVVPISFLVGAFFPLPQVFISVLGHSFQVYELIPWTHTLNALRGVLLYGEGFNAVAVQIELSLVLTVILFIIGVFLYSRTRLRADS from the coding sequence ATGAAATTTACAAGTATTGCAGTTAAGGACTTTAAAGAACTTATCAGAGACAAAAGGGGACTGTTTTTCATTTTACTATTTCCCATTTTCTTCATGATGATCTTTGGATTTGCATTTGGAGGTATGGGACAGGAAAACACACCCCATAACATCGCAATTGTTAACTACGATGAAGGAACCATAATACCAACTGGAGAAAACTTTAACTTTGGAAACAACCTCACAAATCTGATTAAAGAAACATCATATGACAACAGCGATGTTAAACTCTTCAACGTCACTGAAACCTCGGAAACCCAGGCAGATTCACTACTGAAACAGAGAACAATAGATGCTGAACTGATAATTCCAAGCAACTTCTCTGCTTCCATGGCATCACAAATTGCCAACAGCACAGGGTTAACAGCTAACATAAACAACACAGTATCCAGTCCAATAATTCGTGGTGATGAAGGTTACAGCAACTTTTTTGCATCTGAAAGTGCGCTGAGCACAGTAATAACAGGGTATCAAACTGGCACAGTAACTTATTACAAGAACCAAATCGCAGGAACACCAGGAGCAGAACCAGTTAAGTACGTGAACATCACTGTTCAAGGAATCAGTGGAACACAATCGTTTACTCAGTTCGATTTCCTAGCACCAGGTATGATGGTGTTTGCAATTTTACTACTGGCAACTACCATAGCAGCGATTTTAACCAGAGAAGTTGAGAGTGGAACACTTGAAAGGCTTAAAATGTCTAAGATGAGGTCATTTGATCTTCTATTTGGAGGTTTAATACCATGGTCTCTGGTTGCAGGTGCACAAGTTGTGATACTTTTGATCGTAGCCGTCCTCCTAGGACTTCACTGGCAGGGAGGTATTAATTCAGTTATTTTGGCCACCATAATCGGTATTATAGGTGGAGTAGCCTCAATTGCATTGGCAATGATTATAGCATCATTTGCTAAAAACGATAGACAAGCAGCGAATTTGGGAACCCTCATTGTGGTGCCAATAAGTTTCCTTGTAGGTGCATTTTTCCCACTACCTCAAGTGTTTATTTCGGTTTTAGGTCATTCATTCCAGGTATATGAATTAATACCATGGACACACACTTTAAATGCATTGAGGGGTGTTCTTTTGTACGGTGAAGGATTTAATGCTGTGGCCGTCCAAATAGAACTGAGCCTTGTACTCACCGTGATCTTGTTCATAATAGGAGTCTTTTTATACTCAAGAACACGTTTAAGAGCAGATAGTTAA
- a CDS encoding class I SAM-dependent methyltransferase, with the protein MSEENVHRHHGKTSRDILGAEEILDVINLKSGDKFLDAGCGDGYVSIEASKLVGSNGKIFALDVYPESIEGVAKEVKEKGIENLEPILADVTDSIPLDDDSVDAVLMSNVLHGFGDEELETVLKNINRVIKKDGKFAVVEFRKVQGERGPPFDVRLHPSDVSQILSKHGYKVVKSQEIATLHYIVVGQKTD; encoded by the coding sequence ATGTCAGAAGAAAATGTTCACAGGCATCATGGTAAAACATCTAGGGATATCCTTGGTGCAGAAGAAATATTGGATGTAATCAATTTAAAATCTGGTGATAAATTTTTAGATGCAGGCTGTGGAGATGGTTACGTTTCCATAGAGGCATCAAAACTAGTTGGTTCCAATGGAAAAATATTTGCCTTGGATGTGTATCCTGAATCCATTGAGGGTGTTGCTAAGGAAGTCAAAGAGAAGGGCATTGAAAATTTAGAACCCATCCTTGCAGATGTAACAGATTCCATCCCCCTTGATGATGATTCTGTTGATGCTGTTTTAATGTCCAACGTCCTACATGGATTTGGAGATGAAGAACTTGAAACAGTACTCAAAAATATAAACAGAGTCATTAAAAAGGATGGAAAATTTGCTGTTGTAGAATTTAGAAAGGTACAAGGTGAAAGGGGACCACCATTTGATGTGAGGCTACATCCTTCAGATGTTTCCCAAATACTTTCAAAACATGGCTACAAAGTTGTAAAATCTCAAGAGATAGCAACGTTACATTACATAGTTGTGGGGCAAAAAACAGATTGA
- a CDS encoding tRNA guanosine transglycosylase family protein, translating into MIEIKLHDGPARLGKYIKMDTPNLIKSDNSLKILKDEPMPYNVPESLAEWSVNSTLEYARNSEETGIGVVHGSKYSDLRIKCALELEKLGNSILMIANPESLIENSRDLVEIIAKLREYINPNTGIYFPFAKPSYMPFLTYLGVDFFDNVAADYYAELNTLLTSTQQYNLDVYKLYDMDLEELTNYNRNTIEFTLKEIQEHIKNGTLRNLVEERSCSSPELMTALRLLDRDHSDFVSSYTQLY; encoded by the coding sequence AACTGCATGATGGGCCAGCAAGACTTGGAAAGTACATCAAAATGGACACTCCAAATCTAATTAAATCAGACAATTCATTGAAAATATTAAAAGATGAACCTATGCCATACAACGTTCCAGAATCCCTTGCTGAATGGTCAGTTAATAGTACACTGGAATATGCAAGGAACTCCGAAGAAACAGGAATTGGAGTGGTGCACGGATCTAAATATTCTGATTTAAGAATTAAATGTGCTTTAGAACTGGAAAAATTAGGAAATTCTATCTTAATGATTGCGAATCCTGAGTCATTAATTGAAAACTCGAGGGATCTTGTTGAAATCATTGCAAAACTTCGTGAATACATCAACCCCAACACAGGAATTTATTTCCCATTTGCTAAACCCTCCTACATGCCATTTTTAACCTACCTCGGTGTTGATTTCTTTGACAATGTTGCAGCTGATTACTACGCAGAGTTAAACACCCTTTTAACATCAACACAACAGTACAACTTAGATGTTTACAAACTCTACGACATGGATCTCGAAGAACTTACAAATTACAATAGGAATACCATTGAATTTACATTAAAAGAGATACAAGAACATATAAAAAATGGAACCCTCAGAAACTTGGTTGAGGAGAGAAGCTGTTCATCACCAGAACTCATGACTGCTTTAAGGCTGCTTGACAGGGATCATTCGGATTTTGTTTCAAGTTACACCCAGCTCTACTAA